Part of the Hemibagrus wyckioides isolate EC202008001 linkage group LG09, SWU_Hwy_1.0, whole genome shotgun sequence genome, GCAACCCGCAGGGATTAATGGGACTTACTCAGCTGGAAAGTCCATTTGTATGTGCGTGGAGACGGGAAGGACTGCTTGTCTTTGTGCTTGTCTTTTTCCATGTCTTTGCTGCTGGGAGACGCATGGccaggagagcgagagagcttATGAGCCTTGGCCAGGCTAGAGTGTTTTACTGGAGTCAGTTTAGTAGAGGTGTCCATGGCAGACAGGTCTTCACTATCACTGCTATGACCTGCGGAGAAATAAAGGATCATCAAGAACTGAGCAAAATCTAAAACGGCTCTATATCGCCATGGCAGGGTGATTAGAAATGTACGAAATGTCTTCAAGCGCTCAAAAACATGTTCATTCAAGTCTATTTAGATGTTAGCATTGATTTCCAATAAAAAGTGAAACTAGGTGACCTATAGGAAACATATCTGACGATAAAAGAGCAATGAAGATTTAACAAACTTCAACTTCCTGGTGCTTGATTAAACTATTTCACTGAGCTCTTCTATCACTGTAAAAAAGACTGTGCAAAATAATGatacaataataaaattatattgtggttttttttttctgggacTAAAATCTTTATAATATTTGTAATGTTTATTTGATAAAACATTGAAGCAGCTGATTTTatggtaaaaaaatatatttttgtgtagTCTTTGAGAtgagaaaatgtatttttaaaagataaaaatcaattcattttatttatttttttaacgcATTACCACCATTTTGCTGGCAGCTTGTTAGCGAACCTAAATATCTGAATATGTTGTAAATCATACAAATGTCTTTAAGTGGTTTTCTCACATAATACACCCTTAAACTGCAGCATGCTAAAGCTAACTATCTTACTATTTACTGGTGCAAATGAGCCTGAACCATACTACATATCTGTGCTTGCACTGATGTCTGTTATTAAGAGGATTCATCCCTTGGATCCACATCTACACATTCCCTTTAAAGAGCACACGTACCTGCTCCATTCTTTTCTGCACCAGAAGCAGTTCCTAACCGTTTCTGGTTACGTTTTTGCTTCTTAGCAGATGAGCTGCTGCTGCAGTCGTGCAATCTTTTCTGACCTAAATTAAAACATATTAATATTAGAGTTGCACAGGACAAAATATTATCCTTAGCATAGTGAAACTGTTTACACCAACCTTTGTCCTTGGCATCCCTCTCTTGCAGGGAAATGCTGGAGTTGCTGGAGCTCGCACTGGCGTCAAAGTTTTCCCCGAGTCCCTCATGTGACTCAGCCATGCTGTCTGCTTCGATGGTGGCATCGCTCTCACTTTTGGTGCTGTGAGACTCATCTGGACTGGGGGCAGAGGATGGAGAACACAGCTGAGgaggtgctgctgctgctaggCTGGAAGGGAGATGAAAGGCAGGCTGCTGGGGCGGCACCTGAACTACAGCCGAGGTGGGAGCGTGGGTCTTCTCCTCCCTCAGCACCAGTAACTCCTCTCCTGATggcttctccttctcttctggGTCGTCTAGGTCTACCTCGTGACACACCAGTGCCTCTGGACCTATCTGAGGCATCATCTCTTCGTCAGTGATTGGTGAAGAGTCATCCTTCATTGTGCAAGAGCTTGCAAGTGGTTCTACTCTTATCTGGACTTCTTTGGTAAGAGCAGGCATTTCAGTTTTGACCTCTAGTTCTTCAGGAGGAGCTACTACTGCTGGAACTGGTGGTGCAGGGGGTTCTTCTGTTTCCTGAACATCCTCCAATGGTCTTTCAGTGTCTGCTTTCTTCTCTGGTGACAGAGATTTGGGTTCCTCTTTGTGCTCGAGGCGAATCTTCTTGTCTGGAGACCAATGCTCAGTGGCTTTGCGCTTGGCTACGCAGCTCCTCTCTGGAGGACCGATGTCTTCAGTGGCCGAATCCGTGTCTGAGCCAGCTGTTTGAGGCACTTGCTCTGTAGGGATGATGTGCTCGCTTTCCTGAGGCTTCTTAGGCTGGCGAGGAAGAGTGCCAGGCCCCTCAGGCTCAGCGTGGTTTGTTGTAGCAGGAAGCTGTGTCAGAGTTTCAGACCCAGGTTCTCTCTGACGAGCTCTTTTTGCTTTCGATTTGGGAGATGTGTCACCAGACTCTGGTGACATCGCCATTTCTTCTTCAGGTTTCTCCATCTCATTTTCCTCCAGCAGTTGTGGTTTCTCCTGAGGGACGGTGGGACTCACCGGTTCAACTTCGGCAGCCTCCGCCCTTCCCTTCTCCTCCAGCCTTTCCgcttccttctcttcctcttcctcctgcttTCGTGCTGTAGCAGGATCAGTAGTTTCTGCCCATTCAGGCTTCTTCTCAGGAGTgtcctcaccctcactctcttcTGACGAGTTTCCTGAATCTGCagagaaagggaaaaatatttacatacttGCTTTTCAGTCTTGTGTCTTATGATCTTCACTAAGCTCAAATGCTCTTCAGACATACCATTAGATGCCCTGTCAGAATCGTACATCCCAGAGGTTTTTCTAGTGCGCCGACGAGGGGTTCCTGTCAAAAAATATTAATCAATGAGCGCCAACACAATGGAGAGAATACAAGCAATCTGACAACAGTGCAAAGTCTTACCCTCTCCATTGGGAAGAGTGGAAGAATCTGACAAACGGGATGCTTTGATGCCAGATCTGCCCTCACTGTTGGGAGTTTTGGAGACACTTCGGGAAGTGCTCGGAGGGGTGGACTTAAGTGGAGGACGGCCACGTTTTGCCACCGGTTTTGGCTGTTTGTCTTCCTCCTTCTCCCCATCATCTTTATTCTGTTGGAAATGGCAGTGTTGTTAAACTGAGTTATACAAAACACCAtggactgaaaaacaaaaacaccttcaTTTTGGTCTCGTACCttcactttctttttctgtcttctcTTTGTTCCTCCTTTGTCGACAGGCCATATTATCCTATCTGCTTTAACCCATTCGTCATATCtgtaacacaaataaaattgtaaaaaagaATGACAAAACTTTTGCACACGTGGCAAATACCACAAAAACAAACCCTCATATGAGGTATATCATACTTTTATCATATAAAATACTTTTATGGTATTGCTGGACAAAAAATAATTAGGATATTGATGATAGGACAGTCAGACAGCCAAGAGAAGTGCTGCTTCACATGAAATCAGTCAAGTAAGCGAAACCTTTCTCCTGTATCATCATGTTTGTCCCCATATCCTGTTTGCAGTGTATTGATCCATTAAAAGCCAGTTCTGCCTTCATAAATGACTTACCTCACATTCCACCCATAGTAATGGACCAGATAGAGGACTTCTCCATCatcagtctctgtgttcttaATATTAGCTTCATAGATTTTCTGGGTCTTTCCCTTGCCATATTTGACCTTGACTTTTGTCCCAGTAAGTGAATGCTCAGACTCTTCATCGCCATCTTCATCCTCCCTTTCATCTCTAACAAAATAAGTCACAAACAAGACTTCTTAACCAGCAAACACATAGGAAAACGGAACACTGAAAGATGCAATTCCGATTAGAAAAAATGAAGTACAAGAGAAAGCTGTCATTCACCTGCATGCAAGTGGAACATATTGACTTTCTATTGCATTTATAGAACATAATGCAGCAGTAGTGAAACAACCAGGAAATGCACAATGGAAAGTCATCATATTTAGCAAGGCATTTTAATCGAATTCACAGAAGCCAATCAGACAGCCAAGAGACGTACGAGGTAAGTGAAACCACTTTCTGGCATCATGTTAACTCTGAGGGCTCAAACATCTACAATGATCATTTTTGTACATACCTAAACACAAGGAATCTTTTCACATCAAATCAAAAACTAAAGCTGAAGTCACACTTGCTGTCCTACACTTTGGTTAGTAGAAGCTGGCTGATAATGTACCTTTCTCTGAGTCTGTGTTTTtcacagtcatcatcatcatcatcatcttcatcctcctgaTCCTCTTCATCAGAGTCTTTGTCAGACTCCTCTAAGCGCCGACTGCGCCGCTTGCCCAAatgatctccctctctcttttccttctgTTCTTCTCCGCTGCcttctcctccccctcctccacaCACTTCTTCACGTTTCCTCTCTTCCTTTATCTTTTCCTGTTTGATGGGTTCTTTCCCTTCCATTTTCATCGGAGTCACTGTACATCGCCTTCGGCCCTGCAAACAGATCAATTCATTTATCCATGGATTAAGAAAATATCCATGACATTAAATAATTCCATGCCAGTACAGTGATATTTCCTTACAGAAGCATGCAAGATACCAGCTATAGAAGCATTATGGACCAACCACCTACTTAATGCCATCACTAAATAGAAGCCTGAAAAGAAGCAATATGATTCTGACATTTTCACAAGGCAGAAAGCATTTTGAACGGTTTTATAGCAGTACAAATTTTCCAGGCAGTATTGTTTTCTTAGTTaagacaaatacacactgcatttCTAAACCACAGTGGATTATCACCACGCAGCAGTATTATAGCTTTAGGCTTTGTGCAGGTTTATTTATAATCCAAAAACAGGGGAAGTTCAGATAGCCAAGAGAAATGTGGCATCACATGACATCAGGTCATGAAAGCGAAACCATTCTCTAGTATCATCATGTGCAGCTACCCCTGAACAAACCATATACTTCAAAATGAATCACGGATCTGGGTGAACATGCAAGTAAGTCTCACCTTAATAACAAGAGATCCAATAACAAACCTTCCCAGCAACTGCCAGTTcagtgtaatgttttatttaaaattttacttTCTTAAGCCAACACAGCACTTACCCTAGGGGAGCAGAGGTCTTTTCGGATTTTCTCATCCTCGCCATCTGACTCATCGCCATCAGGTTTGTCTTTGCTTGCTTCAGGCTTAGCTTTAGCCTCCTGGGCCTGATCTATCTGTTCTTCGCTCTCAACCTCCTTTTCCGGCTCGACGCTCTTCACGACTGGCTGAATGACTGGCCGAGGCTCATTATGGTGCACTGTCCTGAACTGGATCTGAGCTGATCGACAGTACTCTTCAAATCCGTACAGGTACCTTCAAGATGATTAGTATAGTTACTTTGTGTTCATTCATACCATGCATCCTACATATAATTAGAAAAATGCCAAATTGGTGGTAATTGAAGCTTTTTAGAagtaaaacactaaaacaacagCTAACATGGAAAtcattattaatacattattctTCATGCTGTTGTGGGAATACTGGCTATTTTCTGTATGTCTATGTGTAACTACTAGCTAGCTATTTTGATTAAGATCCAACCTTGCacaacagacataaataaaatgttctcaacacctacatacactgatcagccataactttatgaccactgacaggtgccgtgaataacactgactatctcctcatcatggtacctgttagtgggtgggatatattaggcagcaagtgaacattttgtcctcaaagttgatgtgttagaagcaggaaaaatgggcaagagtaaggatttgagcgagtttgacaaggaccaaattgtgatggctagactactggatcagagcatctcctaaactgcatctcttgtggggtgttcccggtctgcagtggtcagtatctattaaaagtggtccaaggaaggaacaatggtgaacaggcgacagggtcatgggcagccaaggctcactgatgcacgtgggaagtgaaggctggcccgtgtgatccgatccaacagacaagctactgttgctcagactgctgaagTAGTTAACtggatctgatagaaaggtgtcagaatacacagtgcatcaaaaGTTTGTTGCGCATGgcgctgcatagccgcagactaGTCATGGtgcccaggtggtcataatggtatgcctggtcggtgtacccAACATATTGTTTAAATTCCATTAGTGTGCTTACTTTTTATAAGCTGTCTTCACATTATATGAAGCTGCTGAATTCAGGACAGGGATGCCCAAATCCATATAAACCTGTTTCCATATAGATCCGCTCTCAATCTGTAACAAAAGACATTATggcatattaatttttttttttaaggcagcAGAAAACAGTTTTAATACTTACATAcatgttttaatatataataataaaaactattttaatacATAAGAGTGTTCCATGCTATACGGAGTTGGATCAGATAGCCAAGAGAAACATGACATCACTTGATGTCAGTCATATAAGCGAAACCGTTCTCTGTAATCATCACTTCACACTCCACCATAACAATGCACACCAAATACTAGAATTTTACATAAAGCTAAATATACTTGTGTTTAAATCAGCCaatgtagatttaaaaaaaaaaaaacaggtctaTTCATTGTTTTCCATTTCAATAAACATTTCCACTCTGCAAATGCAAGCAAAGATGGGTAAAGGTATTAAAGATGCTTACACTATCACAGCCACCATGCTGATAAACCAGCCTAAAGAGCTTGAAGAGGTTCAGGTCCTTGTAGCCCAGCACAGGAGGTTTGTTAATTGGTGTGCctggggagaaagagagaacacatTCAGCAAAGCAATGCACAGACGAAGCGCACTGCATAACTAGTCACCAGACAATTAGCTGCAAAATTCAGCCCTGCAGTAAAGAATCTGTCCAAACACTACGGGCTAACTGTAACTAAAGTCCAAAAATaggatataaataaaattgaaaaatagATTACTGCTT contains:
- the arid4a gene encoding AT-rich interactive domain-containing protein 4A isoform X1; translation: MIISRMWLPRLDQPIGFRETQPWLNSLLFRLCFATQASGERTYRSIYQNQAGLPQIAITMKVADEPAYLTVGTDVSAKYRGAFCEAKIKTVKRMVKVKVVLKGDSTSQVVQDDQVKGPLRVGSTVEVKSAEGVFSEAVISKLTDASWYTVVFDDGDEKTLRRTSLCLKGERHFAESETLDQLPLTNPEHFGTPVIGKKTNRGRRSSQAVVEDEKESSSSEEEEDDRRRLSDDLLGKVAFIQTGPDQACWFHALVISPSCNDDLTVKKDQCLVRSFADSKFHTVSRSEVQELCLDTMCKSEHSDKNGFEEALLFLQTKQIPDAWKMDMSEILESSSSDEGEGKESEEEEKEPEPEEPDDEPDPEERDHFLQQLYKFMEDRGTPINKPPVLGYKDLNLFKLFRLVYQHGGCDSIESGSIWKQVYMDLGIPVLNSAASYNVKTAYKKYLYGFEEYCRSAQIQFRTVHHNEPRPVIQPVVKSVEPEKEVESEEQIDQAQEAKAKPEASKDKPDGDESDGEDEKIRKDLCSPRGRRRCTVTPMKMEGKEPIKQEKIKEERKREEVCGGGGGEGSGEEQKEKREGDHLGKRRSRRLEESDKDSDEEDQEDEDDDDDDDCEKHRLRERDEREDEDGDEESEHSLTGTKVKVKYGKGKTQKIYEANIKNTETDDGEVLYLVHYYGWNVRYDEWVKADRIIWPVDKGGTKRRQKKKVKNKDDGEKEEDKQPKPVAKRGRPPLKSTPPSTSRSVSKTPNSEGRSGIKASRLSDSSTLPNGEGTPRRRTRKTSGMYDSDRASNDSGNSSEESEGEDTPEKKPEWAETTDPATARKQEEEEEKEAERLEEKGRAEAAEVEPVSPTVPQEKPQLLEENEMEKPEEEMAMSPESGDTSPKSKAKRARQREPGSETLTQLPATTNHAEPEGPGTLPRQPKKPQESEHIIPTEQVPQTAGSDTDSATEDIGPPERSCVAKRKATEHWSPDKKIRLEHKEEPKSLSPEKKADTERPLEDVQETEEPPAPPVPAVVAPPEELEVKTEMPALTKEVQIRVEPLASSCTMKDDSSPITDEEMMPQIGPEALVCHEVDLDDPEEKEKPSGEELLVLREEKTHAPTSAVVQVPPQQPAFHLPSSLAAAAPPQLCSPSSAPSPDESHSTKSESDATIEADSMAESHEGLGENFDASASSSNSSISLQERDAKDKGQKRLHDCSSSSSAKKQKRNQKRLGTASGAEKNGAGHSSDSEDLSAMDTSTKLTPVKHSSLAKAHKLSRSPGHASPSSKDMEKDKHKDKQSFPSPRTYKWTFQLNELDNMSSTERISFLQEKLQEIRKYYMSLKSEVASIDRRRKRLKKKEREVSHTTASTSSGSSDTGMSPSSASPTQNTVAVECR
- the arid4a gene encoding AT-rich interactive domain-containing protein 4A isoform X2 is translated as MKVADEPAYLTVGTDVSAKYRGAFCEAKIKTVKRMVKVKVVLKGDSTSQVVQDDQVKGPLRVGSTVEVKSAEGVFSEAVISKLTDASWYTVVFDDGDEKTLRRTSLCLKGERHFAESETLDQLPLTNPEHFGTPVIGKKTNRGRRSSQAVVEDEKESSSSEEEEDDRRRLSDDLLGKVAFIQTGPDQACWFHALVISPSCNDDLTVKKDQCLVRSFADSKFHTVSRSEVQELCLDTMCKSEHSDKNGFEEALLFLQTKQIPDAWKMDMSEILESSSSDEGEGKESEEEEKEPEPEEPDDEPDPEERDHFLQQLYKFMEDRGTPINKPPVLGYKDLNLFKLFRLVYQHGGCDSIESGSIWKQVYMDLGIPVLNSAASYNVKTAYKKYLYGFEEYCRSAQIQFRTVHHNEPRPVIQPVVKSVEPEKEVESEEQIDQAQEAKAKPEASKDKPDGDESDGEDEKIRKDLCSPRGRRRCTVTPMKMEGKEPIKQEKIKEERKREEVCGGGGGEGSGEEQKEKREGDHLGKRRSRRLEESDKDSDEEDQEDEDDDDDDDCEKHRLRERDEREDEDGDEESEHSLTGTKVKVKYGKGKTQKIYEANIKNTETDDGEVLYLVHYYGWNVRYDEWVKADRIIWPVDKGGTKRRQKKKVKNKDDGEKEEDKQPKPVAKRGRPPLKSTPPSTSRSVSKTPNSEGRSGIKASRLSDSSTLPNGEGTPRRRTRKTSGMYDSDRASNDSGNSSEESEGEDTPEKKPEWAETTDPATARKQEEEEEKEAERLEEKGRAEAAEVEPVSPTVPQEKPQLLEENEMEKPEEEMAMSPESGDTSPKSKAKRARQREPGSETLTQLPATTNHAEPEGPGTLPRQPKKPQESEHIIPTEQVPQTAGSDTDSATEDIGPPERSCVAKRKATEHWSPDKKIRLEHKEEPKSLSPEKKADTERPLEDVQETEEPPAPPVPAVVAPPEELEVKTEMPALTKEVQIRVEPLASSCTMKDDSSPITDEEMMPQIGPEALVCHEVDLDDPEEKEKPSGEELLVLREEKTHAPTSAVVQVPPQQPAFHLPSSLAAAAPPQLCSPSSAPSPDESHSTKSESDATIEADSMAESHEGLGENFDASASSSNSSISLQERDAKDKGQKRLHDCSSSSSAKKQKRNQKRLGTASGAEKNGAGHSSDSEDLSAMDTSTKLTPVKHSSLAKAHKLSRSPGHASPSSKDMEKDKHKDKQSFPSPRTYKWTFQLNELDNMSSTERISFLQEKLQEIRKYYMSLKSEVASIDRRRKRLKKKEREVSHTTASTSSGSSDTGMSPSSASPTQNTVAVECR